A stretch of DNA from Nitrososphaerota archaeon:
TACATAGATTCTATAAATGCTAAATTTATTAAAGTAGTTTAATAAATCTGTGTGAGCTCCAATGCTTGGAATAGGGCGTCAGGACTCCATTTTTATCGCAGGGTTGGTTCAAGGTCTAAGTCTTCCGACGATAGAGATGTTGGTGGCGGTACTCGCATCCGCAGGCACACTGGTCTTTTTCGGCGGCTCCGTCGATTCTTCTTCGACACTGCTGTTAACCTTCGCCGTACTTCTGGGTCTCGACGTCATAAGAAACGTAGTGATTGGTCTCTCTCACTCCCGATTTTCAAAAGGCAACATCGTAGGTAACGTTTTCGGACTCGGGCTTTTCTACTTGGCTGTTAGCGCTATTACTTCGCATGTGGCAGCAATGTCGCTACTCTTCACAGGTTTGCTCGCTGTGAGCTTCGCTGTAGGTCTAATCGTATACGCTCGCTCGGAATAGTGTAAACGACAAACATTTAGCCAGACTAGTTTCTAGAAGGTTTCTATGCCTCCAGCCGCAGTTAAGACTATTCGAGATCTCATCTTCTGGCAGTACTCAAAGATCATCGCTGAGTCAGCGGGACTGGGCAAGTCTAACTACGGCTTCATTATGGATCGGTTCAAGAAGCTTCAACGCGGAGATATCAGCTGGTCAACCTCGATAAGGGAATATGTTAAGGAGCGAGAGGAACGTGACCGCTGCATCTACTGCGGCGCTGAGGGGAAGCTCACGCTGGAGCACATTCTCCCACTCTCAAGAAACGGGCCCGACGATCCAGACAATGCTGTCATGGTATGCGGCAAATGTAACTCAAACAAAGGATGCAAACGACTCTTCGAATGGTTCGGACTCGAGAATCGAGACGGCCTACCGAGAATAGCTGAGGGCAAATATCTTAAGCTCCTCTACGAGCTTCACGAACATAGAGGCACAATTTCTATGAAACCTCAGGAGCTCTGCCCTAAATGCGATCTTGGAGCAAAATGCCCTGAGAAGGGCGCGCTTACAGTCTACTGCTTAGAAGGCGTATTTCTGAAAAAGTAGAGGCCGAAGAATGAAGTGTCTGGAAACAAAGACCTGGTTCTTTGCCGAAGCAGATATATTTAAAAAAACGAAACCTGGTTCAAAGAACATCTAGGTGGAAGAAGAAAAGCAGAAATAGTTGAACTGACCGTCAAAAAGTGTTGGATATTTTTTGACTCTATTATCTCAGGCTAGAACTT
This window harbors:
- a CDS encoding HNH endonuclease; the protein is MPPAAVKTIRDLIFWQYSKIIAESAGLGKSNYGFIMDRFKKLQRGDISWSTSIREYVKEREERDRCIYCGAEGKLTLEHILPLSRNGPDDPDNAVMVCGKCNSNKGCKRLFEWFGLENRDGLPRIAEGKYLKLLYELHEHRGTISMKPQELCPKCDLGAKCPEKGALTVYCLEGVFLKK